A genomic segment from Tolypothrix sp. NIES-4075 encodes:
- a CDS encoding polysaccharide deacetylase family protein has protein sequence MQFASLYPLVYRILKPTFPKCLWCGDPNSKTIALTFDDGPHPQYTPELLAVLDRYNIKASFFWLGVCVNRNPVIAKTICDRGHWIGLHSYDHRNFPMLSSTELQQSLEKTQAAIHNACNLQPSQVRDVRPPNGLFTPETLKLLRQWNYRAVMWSVVPEDWVRPGVTTVVQRVLQQVQNGSLIVLHDGACGGQDVAATAESLIPQLLQQGYQFVTVDTLWQQAVLR, from the coding sequence ATGCAATTCGCTTCTCTATATCCGCTTGTTTACCGAATTCTCAAACCAACGTTTCCTAAGTGTCTTTGGTGTGGAGATCCAAATTCTAAAACGATCGCACTCACGTTTGATGATGGTCCCCATCCGCAATACACTCCAGAACTTTTAGCCGTTTTAGACCGCTATAATATTAAAGCTAGTTTTTTTTGGTTGGGTGTTTGCGTGAATCGAAATCCGGTGATCGCCAAAACAATATGCGATCGCGGTCACTGGATCGGATTGCATAGCTACGATCATCGCAATTTTCCCATGCTTTCCTCAACTGAACTTCAGCAAAGCTTAGAAAAAACCCAAGCTGCAATTCATAATGCTTGCAATTTGCAACCGTCACAAGTACGTGATGTCCGACCCCCAAACGGGTTGTTTACACCAGAAACTTTAAAATTATTACGCCAGTGGAATTACCGGGCAGTTATGTGGAGCGTTGTACCAGAAGATTGGGTAAGACCAGGTGTCACTACTGTAGTGCAGCGAGTTCTCCAGCAAGTACAAAACGGCTCACTGATTGTTTTGCATGATGGTGCTTGCGGCGGACAAGATGTTGCCGCTACAGCAGAAAGCCTGATTCCTCAATTGCTACAACAAGGCTATCAGTTTGTGACAGTTGATACTTTATGGCAGCAAGCCGTACTTCGGTAA
- a CDS encoding RnfABCDGE type electron transport complex subunit D has product MLLKDIRDYQILFLSLFLILGIGTRDWTLRPELIAVAIATCISTQWLLSKVKEKIETVKDKVIFLSPHPPLSPSFHPLAFRSPLITALGLSLLLRADDWTTMTLAGFVAIASKFVFKVGDKHFFNPANAGIICALLLTSDAWVSPGQWGDDWWYGLLFAGTGGMILKRVGRWDTTAAFLLTYAFMEAIRNLWLGWTWDVYWHRLMSGSLLLFALFMVTDPRSIPNARIARVVWAMCIAILTFILRNYFFVSTAVFWALFALAPLTMLLDTLWKAPRFSWGMENGE; this is encoded by the coding sequence ATGTTGCTCAAAGATATACGAGATTATCAAATTTTATTTCTTTCATTATTCCTAATTTTGGGAATTGGTACAAGAGACTGGACGCTCCGACCAGAGTTGATTGCAGTGGCGATCGCAACGTGTATATCAACGCAATGGCTTTTGTCAAAAGTCAAAGAAAAGATCGAGACAGTGAAAGACAAAGTAATTTTTCTTTCCCCCCATCCCCCGCTCTCCCCCTCTTTCCATCCTCTTGCTTTCCGCAGTCCTCTAATTACTGCGTTAGGACTTAGCTTGCTTTTGCGGGCTGATGATTGGACGACGATGACTTTAGCTGGATTTGTGGCGATCGCTAGTAAATTTGTCTTCAAAGTCGGCGATAAACATTTCTTCAATCCCGCTAACGCTGGTATCATTTGTGCCTTATTACTAACCTCCGATGCCTGGGTTTCACCGGGACAATGGGGTGATGATTGGTGGTATGGACTGTTATTTGCTGGCACAGGTGGCATGATTCTCAAGCGAGTCGGACGCTGGGATACAACAGCCGCTTTTTTGCTTACATACGCTTTTATGGAAGCAATTCGCAATCTTTGGCTGGGCTGGACTTGGGATGTTTACTGGCATAGATTGATGAGTGGATCGTTGCTGCTATTTGCCCTGTTTATGGTAACAGACCCCCGTTCAATTCCCAATGCCCGAATTGCGCGTGTAGTTTGGGCAATGTGCATCGCCATATTAACTTTTATTCTGCGGAATTATTTCTTTGTCTCGACCGCAGTTTTTTGGGCACTTTTTGCCCTTGCTCCTTTGACCATGCTTCTAGATACCCTTTGGAAAGCACCGCGATTTTCTTGGGGAATGGAGAATGGGGAATAG
- a CDS encoding DUF2330 domain-containing protein, which yields MKPFKFLISLLLTFVAVFCFTPTAWAFCGFYVAKADTKLYNKASQVAIARSGDRTVLTMANDFQGEVKDFAIVVPVPTVLQKEQVRVAQPKIIERLDAFSAPRLVEYFDSDPCTPVYEERGGVLPAPMAASRNRVGNARSADNLGVTVEARFNVGEYDIVILSAKESGGLETWLNRNGYKIPRGAKQLLQPYIRSSMKFFVAKVNLNKFEASGYQFLRPLQISYFSPKFMLPIRLGMINATTEQDLIVYILSPKGQAEITNYRTVKVPSGDNIPLFVKDEFSDFYKSMFQTSYIKEDRKVAFLEYAWDMSSCDPCSAEPLSQEELKQAGVFWLDNDFGVNAPTPRRFRPPSPSSSVFITRLHVRYTRDKFPEDLMFHQTSNSESFQGRYVLQHPFTGKVTCSAGREYKRSLGKRFEQEAQTLAKLTNWNIQDIRQKMKLVGQVSSSWWQNLFSWLGLR from the coding sequence ATGAAGCCTTTTAAATTTTTAATTTCTTTATTACTAACATTTGTCGCTGTGTTTTGCTTTACACCGACGGCTTGGGCATTCTGTGGATTTTATGTTGCCAAAGCTGATACAAAGCTGTATAACAAAGCTTCTCAGGTGGCGATCGCCCGATCGGGCGATCGCACTGTTCTAACGATGGCAAATGACTTTCAAGGCGAAGTAAAAGATTTTGCAATAGTCGTGCCTGTACCGACAGTATTACAAAAAGAGCAAGTGCGCGTTGCCCAACCAAAAATTATTGAGCGTTTAGATGCTTTTAGCGCTCCACGATTGGTAGAATATTTCGACTCAGACCCGTGTACACCAGTTTACGAAGAAAGAGGAGGGGTTTTACCCGCACCAATGGCAGCATCAAGAAATCGGGTAGGAAATGCCAGAAGTGCTGACAATTTAGGTGTTACTGTAGAAGCGCGTTTCAATGTTGGCGAATATGACATTGTAATCCTTAGTGCCAAAGAATCTGGCGGATTGGAAACTTGGCTGAACCGCAACGGTTATAAAATTCCTAGAGGAGCAAAACAGCTACTTCAGCCCTACATTCGTTCCTCAATGAAATTCTTTGTCGCTAAAGTCAACCTGAATAAATTTGAGGCATCTGGCTATCAGTTTCTGCGTCCTTTGCAAATTTCTTATTTTTCACCTAAATTCATGCTGCCAATTCGTTTGGGCATGATTAACGCCACAACCGAACAAGATTTGATTGTCTATATTTTATCGCCCAAAGGACAGGCAGAAATCACCAATTACCGCACAGTGAAAGTTCCTTCAGGTGACAATATTCCTCTGTTTGTCAAAGATGAATTTAGCGACTTTTATAAATCCATGTTTCAAACTTCTTACATCAAAGAAGATAGAAAAGTGGCATTTTTAGAATATGCTTGGGATATGAGTAGCTGCGATCCTTGTTCTGCCGAACCTCTCAGCCAAGAGGAACTCAAGCAAGCAGGCGTATTTTGGCTAGATAATGATTTTGGGGTAAACGCACCTACACCCCGTCGCTTTCGTCCACCAAGCCCTTCTAGTAGCGTTTTCATTACTCGTCTGCATGTCCGCTACACCCGCGACAAATTCCCCGAAGACTTGATGTTTCACCAAACCTCTAACAGCGAATCTTTCCAAGGGCGTTACGTTTTGCAACATCCGTTTACAGGTAAAGTTACATGTTCTGCGGGAAGAGAATATAAGCGGTCTTTGGGCAAGCGTTTTGAACAAGAAGCGCAAACTCTTGCTAAATTAACTAATTGGAATATTCAAGACATTCGCCAAAAAATGAAGCTTGTCGGTCAGGTAAGTAGTTCTTGGTGGCAAAATCTTTTCTCTTGGTTAGGGTTACGGTAG
- the hpsU gene encoding hormogonium polysaccharide biosynthesis acetyltransferase HpsU, whose translation MSQLHVSKQPSLVNAEPFVDLRKYDQSWFDRGRPGWYILFWWFVQAIAFPLTPQPLSNLRCAILRLFGAKVGKGVLIRPTARFTYPWKVTIGDYSWIGDDVVLYSLDEIHIGSHCVISQKSYLCTGTHDIKDPTFGLKTAIITIGNGAWVTTDCFVAPGVTIGANAVIGARSSVLSDIPAGQVCWGNPCRPRYARERK comes from the coding sequence ATGTCCCAGTTGCATGTGAGTAAACAACCGTCGCTAGTTAATGCAGAACCTTTTGTAGATTTACGCAAGTATGACCAATCCTGGTTTGATCGGGGTCGTCCGGGTTGGTATATTTTATTTTGGTGGTTTGTACAAGCGATCGCCTTTCCACTGACTCCTCAGCCCCTCAGTAATCTCCGTTGCGCTATACTCCGGCTGTTTGGCGCAAAAGTCGGCAAAGGTGTATTAATTCGCCCTACTGCCCGCTTTACTTACCCCTGGAAAGTCACCATTGGCGACTATAGCTGGATTGGGGATGATGTCGTTTTATACAGTCTTGATGAGATTCACATCGGCTCACACTGCGTAATTTCCCAGAAAAGTTATCTATGTACTGGTACTCATGACATCAAAGATCCAACCTTTGGACTGAAAACAGCAATTATCACCATTGGTAATGGCGCATGGGTAACAACAGATTGTTTTGTAGCCCCAGGAGTGACAATTGGCGCTAACGCAGTAATCGGCGCTCGTAGCAGTGTTTTAAGTGACATACCCGCAGGGCAAGTTTGTTGGGGAAATCCCTGTCGTCCCAGGTATGCGCGGGAGAGAAAGTAG
- a CDS encoding glycosyltransferase family 2 protein: protein MSSKIPVSVLIPAKNEQVNLPACLASVAVADEVFVVDSQSTDKSEEIIKSYGANLVQFHFNGRWPKKKNWSLENLPFRNEWVLIVDCDERITPELWSEIAEAIQNDEHDGYYLNRRVFFLGKWIRHGGKYPDWNLRLFKHAKGRYENLNTEDIPNTGDNEVHEHVILPGKVGYLKNDMLHEDFRDLFHWLERHNRYSNWEARVYLNILTGKDDSGTIGANLFGDAVQRKRFLKKVWVRLPFKPFLRFILFYIIQRGFLDGKAGYTYARLLSQYEYQIGVKLYELRSCGGQLNTTSTPKSAPPSLTQEIGQTAT, encoded by the coding sequence ATGTCATCAAAAATACCAGTTTCCGTATTAATTCCTGCAAAAAACGAACAAGTAAATTTACCAGCTTGCCTCGCTAGCGTCGCTGTTGCCGATGAAGTGTTTGTTGTAGACTCTCAAAGTACCGACAAAAGCGAGGAAATTATAAAAAGTTACGGTGCAAACCTCGTACAGTTTCACTTTAATGGACGCTGGCCCAAAAAGAAAAATTGGTCTTTAGAAAATCTACCTTTCCGTAATGAATGGGTGCTAATTGTCGATTGTGATGAGCGCATCACCCCGGAACTATGGTCAGAAATTGCTGAAGCTATTCAAAATGATGAACACGATGGTTATTACCTCAACCGCCGCGTATTTTTCTTAGGGAAATGGATTCGCCACGGTGGTAAATATCCTGATTGGAACCTGCGTTTATTTAAGCACGCCAAAGGTCGCTACGAAAATCTCAACACTGAGGATATTCCCAACACTGGTGACAACGAAGTTCACGAACACGTCATTTTACCGGGGAAAGTCGGTTATCTGAAAAACGATATGCTTCATGAAGACTTCCGCGACTTGTTCCACTGGTTAGAAAGACATAATCGCTATTCCAACTGGGAAGCGCGTGTTTATTTGAATATTCTCACAGGTAAAGACGACAGCGGCACTATTGGTGCAAATTTATTTGGTGATGCAGTGCAACGCAAGCGCTTTTTGAAAAAAGTTTGGGTGCGTCTGCCATTTAAACCATTTTTGCGATTTATTTTGTTCTACATTATTCAGCGCGGCTTTTTGGATGGCAAAGCTGGATATACCTACGCCCGCTTGCTGAGTCAATATGAATACCAAATTGGAGTGAAACTTTACGAATTACGCAGTTGTGGTGGACAACTAAATACTACCAGCACCCCCAAATCGGCACCACCATCCCTCACGCAAGAAATTGGACAAACGGCAACTTAA
- a CDS encoding glycosyltransferase yields the protein MPDPQISAIICTHNRDNYLGAAIDSLLAQEFAASFEVVVVDNNSSDRTSEVVEQRLSDPRLKYVFEPILGLSVARNTGAKESRGEILAYLDDDAVASSRWLQILYSAYENNSKIAIAGGKVTLLWPQGIQQPRWLSPGLAANLGAYDLGDSIVYIEQPGLTPRGLNYSIRRSFLNEIGGFDPNLGRVGKNLLSNEELQMTELALQRGWQVAYLPDALVAHNVAPERLNRSWFLNRGWWQGISECYREQLAGKAGIGQLQRGSERFLRGLYKSLQHLSDPAERFDKLVYAYGQIGYLNAAIQGLFSSSNNK from the coding sequence ATGCCAGATCCGCAAATCTCCGCCATTATCTGTACTCACAATCGAGATAACTATTTAGGTGCTGCCATAGATAGCCTTTTGGCGCAAGAGTTTGCCGCTAGCTTTGAGGTGGTGGTAGTCGATAATAATTCAAGCGATCGCACATCCGAAGTTGTAGAACAAAGGTTATCCGATCCGCGCCTGAAGTACGTCTTTGAACCGATTCTTGGTTTATCTGTCGCTCGCAACACTGGTGCAAAAGAATCTAGGGGGGAAATTCTCGCTTATTTGGATGACGATGCGGTTGCAAGCTCGCGCTGGTTGCAAATATTATATTCTGCCTATGAAAATAACTCTAAGATCGCGATCGCTGGTGGCAAAGTCACTTTATTATGGCCTCAAGGAATCCAACAACCACGCTGGCTATCTCCCGGACTAGCTGCCAATTTGGGAGCATACGACTTAGGGGACAGCATCGTTTACATCGAGCAGCCCGGTTTAACCCCCAGAGGCTTAAATTACTCGATCCGCCGGAGCTTTCTCAACGAAATTGGCGGTTTTGACCCTAATCTCGGTCGAGTAGGTAAAAACTTATTATCTAATGAAGAACTGCAAATGACAGAACTTGCCCTTCAACGCGGTTGGCAAGTTGCTTATCTTCCGGATGCTCTAGTTGCTCACAATGTCGCCCCAGAACGCCTCAACCGCTCCTGGTTTTTAAACCGAGGCTGGTGGCAAGGTATCAGTGAGTGCTATCGAGAACAACTTGCCGGTAAAGCCGGTATCGGTCAATTGCAGCGCGGTAGCGAAAGGTTTTTACGCGGCTTGTATAAATCATTGCAACATTTAAGCGACCCAGCAGAACGTTTTGACAAACTTGTGTATGCCTACGGTCAGATTGGTTACTTAAATGCCGCGATTCAGGGTCTCTTCTCGTCATCAAATAACAAATAA
- the cobU gene encoding bifunctional adenosylcobinamide kinase/adenosylcobinamide-phosphate guanylyltransferase translates to MGKVILVTGPARSGKSEWAEILAMQSGKAVVYVATATQNSADAEWNQRIEQHQKRRLEDWVTLEVPIELSATLADAQPNICLLVDSLGTWVANLLSQEDAIWENTVAELLETVDLVAADMIFVAEETGWGVVPAYPVGRNFRDRLGSLIRQLGTVCEAVYLVTGGHALNLCLLGTPLPPKS, encoded by the coding sequence TTGGGTAAAGTCATCCTCGTGACCGGACCTGCACGATCTGGTAAAAGTGAATGGGCAGAAATTCTCGCAATGCAGTCAGGCAAAGCAGTTGTTTACGTAGCCACTGCCACGCAAAATTCAGCGGACGCAGAGTGGAATCAACGCATTGAACAACACCAAAAACGCCGTCTTGAAGACTGGGTAACACTGGAAGTACCGATAGAATTATCTGCTACTCTTGCGGATGCTCAACCAAATATCTGTCTGTTGGTAGATTCTTTGGGAACTTGGGTAGCTAATCTACTCTCTCAGGAGGATGCAATCTGGGAAAACACGGTTGCAGAATTGTTAGAAACGGTGGATTTGGTTGCGGCTGATATGATATTTGTGGCGGAAGAAACAGGTTGGGGTGTAGTCCCGGCTTATCCGGTTGGGAGAAATTTTCGCGATCGCCTCGGTTCTTTAATCCGCCAGTTGGGTACGGTTTGCGAAGCTGTTTATTTAGTCACAGGTGGTCATGCTCTTAATCTGTGCCTTCTTGGTACCCCGTTACCACCAAAGTCTTAA